One stretch of Natronobacterium gregoryi SP2 DNA includes these proteins:
- a CDS encoding IS1595 family transposase: MIPLDVFGSESVAADLLEQVRWRNGVTCPRCRSDLTVKNGSYGHFQRYLCKNCDRTFNDKTGTIFAHSKVALRKWLFSIYAFLRFNTSLRQLQIEIDVQYKTIYQRVERFTKALDAPSLDLVGPVEIDEVYVSAGLKGRERDQESRSRGLSTRGRGTYEQDKPPVFTIVDRGTGDRYVIPAKSADESTIRLLLENRQKEPLTVYTDGFRAYDPLAEDDAFDREYVVHGDGEYANENVHVNTCESHGSLLRPWLSPHRGISKDKLTQYLRAFQLRRKILRKPGREALKHAIKATL, translated from the coding sequence ATGATCCCGCTAGATGTGTTTGGGTCGGAATCGGTCGCAGCGGACCTGTTAGAGCAGGTTCGCTGGCGTAACGGTGTTACTTGCCCTCGCTGCCGTTCTGACCTGACGGTCAAGAACGGCAGCTATGGGCACTTTCAGCGCTATCTCTGTAAGAATTGCGACCGCACGTTCAACGACAAGACCGGCACAATCTTCGCCCATTCGAAAGTCGCACTCAGAAAGTGGCTGTTCTCGATTTACGCGTTTCTCCGGTTTAACACGAGTCTTCGTCAACTTCAGATAGAGATCGACGTCCAGTACAAAACGATCTACCAGCGCGTCGAGCGCTTCACGAAGGCGCTTGATGCACCTTCGCTTGACCTTGTCGGACCGGTCGAAATCGATGAAGTCTACGTTTCTGCAGGGCTGAAAGGCCGCGAGCGCGACCAAGAGTCGCGCTCGCGTGGCCTGTCCACGCGTGGGCGAGGAACGTACGAGCAGGACAAACCGCCGGTGTTTACGATCGTCGATCGTGGCACCGGCGACCGATACGTGATCCCAGCGAAATCAGCCGACGAATCGACGATTCGGCTCCTTCTCGAAAACCGTCAGAAGGAGCCACTGACCGTCTATACTGACGGATTTCGTGCCTACGATCCACTGGCCGAGGACGACGCATTCGACCGCGAATACGTCGTCCACGGCGACGGCGAATACGCCAACGAAAACGTACACGTCAACACCTGCGAGAGCCACGGATCGCTGCTGCGACCGTGGCTCTCGCCTCATCGAGGCATCTCAAAAGACAAGCTCACACAGTATCTCCGAGCGTTCCAACTTCGACGAAAGATACTGCGGAAACCAGGGAGAGAAGCGCTCAAACACGCTATCAAAGCGACGCTATGA
- a CDS encoding PDDEXK family nuclease, which yields MEISHTYTILDEGEFPNTAIWSEGREDVLDSVRDVYWPPRNDEFLVYPEENENGVNPITEQFEANLDKKSNWESTGRKWLSGLLEERGILDETLEKMGEYYDDPLDFLSSPWFDAMKEVEMEREQGLIVAEWETGNISSSHRSLNRITLGLMSGIIHGGLIVLPNRDLYYYLTDRIGNYRELVPYFVIWESLAHEVENGIIEVVVVEHDGVSDSVPPIGKLTDGMSDRKVDKNAAIGTTDGDEQAGLEEY from the coding sequence ATGGAAATTAGCCATACGTACACAATTCTCGACGAAGGAGAATTTCCCAACACGGCCATTTGGAGTGAGGGTCGTGAGGACGTATTAGACTCCGTTAGAGACGTGTACTGGCCACCGAGGAACGATGAATTTCTCGTATATCCAGAGGAAAATGAGAACGGAGTCAACCCAATAACCGAACAGTTCGAGGCGAATTTGGACAAGAAGTCGAATTGGGAGTCTACGGGCCGGAAGTGGTTGAGCGGCCTGCTTGAAGAACGCGGGATACTTGACGAGACGCTGGAAAAAATGGGGGAGTACTACGACGACCCGCTGGATTTCCTATCCAGTCCATGGTTTGACGCCATGAAGGAGGTCGAGATGGAGAGAGAGCAGGGCTTGATCGTAGCGGAATGGGAGACTGGAAATATTTCCTCGAGTCACCGATCATTGAACCGAATCACACTCGGATTGATGTCTGGAATAATACATGGTGGTTTAATCGTTTTACCGAACAGAGATTTGTACTACTACCTGACCGACCGTATCGGGAACTACCGTGAACTTGTGCCATACTTTGTAATTTGGGAATCACTTGCTCACGAGGTAGAGAACGGGATTATTGAGGTCGTAGTCGTGGAGCATGACGGTGTCTCCGATTCCGTTCCCCCAATTGGAAAGCTAACAGACGGAATGTCTGACCGGAAAGTGGATAAAAATGCGGCCATAGGGACTACCGATGGGGACGAACAAGCGGGACTTGAGGAATATTAA
- a CDS encoding 50S ribosomal protein L39e has protein sequence MGKKSKGKKKRLAKLENQNSRVPAWVMMKTDMEVTRNPKRRNWRRSDTDE, from the coding sequence ATGGGTAAGAAATCGAAGGGCAAGAAGAAGCGTCTTGCCAAACTCGAGAACCAGAACAGCCGCGTTCCGGCCTGGGTCATGATGAAGACGGATATGGAAGTCACCCGGAACCCGAAGCGACGCAACTGGCGACGCAGCGACACTGACGAGTAA
- a CDS encoding 50S ribosomal protein L31e, which translates to MSASDFEERVVTVPLRDVKKGANHEAADLAMRLVREHLAKHFAVDEDAIRLDPSINETIWSNGRSNPPRKLRVRAARFEEEGEAVVEAEVAD; encoded by the coding sequence ATGAGTGCAAGCGACTTCGAGGAACGCGTCGTCACCGTTCCGCTGCGCGATGTCAAGAAAGGGGCCAACCACGAGGCCGCGGACCTCGCGATGCGACTCGTCCGCGAACACCTCGCGAAACACTTCGCGGTCGACGAGGACGCCATTCGCCTCGATCCGTCGATCAACGAGACGATCTGGTCGAACGGCCGATCCAATCCACCACGGAAACTCCGCGTCCGCGCGGCCCGCTTCGAGGAAGAAGGTGAGGCCGTCGTCGAGGCCGAGGTCGCCGATTAA
- a CDS encoding MFS transporter encodes MSRARLFASLCGLVFLLNLARIIFAPLLDVIIVEFSIGEAAAGLLVTLAWVGSASPRLPTGWLLTKVPRHYVVIGSGAILAVAAAFAATAATVEHLMVGAFLMGIASGVYFVSANPFLSELYPERIGHVMGVHGAANQVAAVLAAPLVAVTVVVDWRLSLWLIAIGAALVTVYTGLAAKRTKLPRAGAEDKNFLAGALSEWRIIVTALALVGLASFVWQGVFNFYELYMLESKRLSSEEASMMLTIVFAAGIPAFYFGGDLADRLPHVRYLLGIVGSFSVSLLVLTAVDGVLGLIVLSAVVGFVIHALFPATDTFLLDTLPDATRGSAYAVFSSVWMLTQSLGSFVLGLFVEAGYSYDLVFRTGAIVLAAVVVVLLLLERTDRLPI; translated from the coding sequence GTGAGCCGCGCTCGTCTCTTCGCCTCGCTGTGTGGTCTGGTCTTTCTCCTCAATCTCGCCAGAATCATCTTCGCGCCGCTGCTGGACGTGATTATCGTAGAGTTTTCGATCGGTGAGGCGGCCGCGGGGCTGCTCGTGACGCTGGCGTGGGTCGGCAGTGCCTCGCCCCGATTGCCGACGGGCTGGCTCCTGACGAAGGTGCCGCGTCACTACGTCGTCATCGGCTCTGGCGCGATTTTGGCCGTCGCAGCCGCATTCGCCGCGACGGCGGCGACCGTCGAACACCTCATGGTCGGAGCCTTCCTGATGGGGATCGCTTCCGGCGTTTACTTCGTCTCGGCGAACCCGTTTCTCAGCGAACTCTACCCCGAACGGATCGGACACGTCATGGGCGTTCACGGGGCCGCAAACCAGGTCGCCGCCGTGCTCGCAGCGCCGCTTGTCGCCGTGACGGTCGTCGTCGACTGGCGACTGTCACTGTGGCTGATCGCCATCGGTGCCGCGCTCGTGACGGTCTACACGGGACTCGCTGCGAAACGGACCAAGTTGCCTCGAGCGGGCGCAGAAGACAAGAACTTCCTCGCTGGCGCACTCTCGGAGTGGCGCATCATCGTCACTGCGCTGGCGCTCGTTGGCCTCGCCTCGTTCGTCTGGCAGGGCGTGTTCAACTTCTACGAACTGTACATGCTCGAGTCGAAGCGGCTCTCGTCGGAAGAGGCGAGTATGATGCTCACCATCGTCTTCGCTGCGGGCATTCCCGCCTTCTACTTCGGGGGCGACCTCGCCGACAGGCTCCCGCACGTCCGCTACCTGCTTGGTATCGTCGGCTCGTTCTCGGTGAGCCTGCTCGTGTTGACCGCGGTCGACGGGGTCCTCGGGCTGATCGTCCTCTCGGCCGTCGTCGGTTTCGTCATCCACGCGCTGTTTCCCGCAACCGACACGTTCTTGCTGGATACACTCCCCGACGCGACGCGTGGCAGTGCCTACGCCGTGTTCAGTTCCGTGTGGATGCTCACGCAGTCGCTTGGCTCGTTCGTACTCGGACTCTTCGTCGAAGCCGG
- a CDS encoding IS1595-like element ISNagr10 family transposase: MFPVEVFRSEASAANLLEQVRWREGLQCPRCQSESVIKYGSYREYQRYRCKNCGRTFNDKTGTIFAHAKIGLDKLLFAFYSLLRFNTSIRQLDAEIDVSYRSLHRRVERFARTLDAPQLDLVGPVEIDEFYVSAGKKGRERDQESRSRGLSKRGRGNYDEDKPPVFVLVDRGSDQRYVIPSKSADESAVRLLLDSHEEESLTVYTDGFRAYDPLETDETYQREAVIHGEGEYVDGDVHVNTCESHASLARRWLSPHRGISKDKLTTYLRLFEFRRKILRKPGRKALKDIVRTVL, encoded by the coding sequence ATGTTCCCAGTTGAAGTGTTTCGCTCAGAGGCGAGCGCCGCGAACCTGCTGGAGCAGGTTCGCTGGCGCGAGGGCCTCCAGTGCCCGCGCTGCCAGTCTGAATCGGTGATCAAGTACGGCAGCTATCGAGAGTATCAGCGGTATCGCTGTAAAAATTGTGGACGCACGTTCAACGACAAGACCGGCACGATCTTCGCGCACGCGAAGATCGGCCTTGACAAGCTGTTGTTCGCGTTCTACTCGTTGCTCCGATTCAACACGAGTATCCGCCAGTTAGACGCTGAAATTGACGTCTCCTACCGATCGCTTCACCGGCGCGTCGAGCGTTTCGCCAGAACGCTCGACGCGCCTCAGCTCGATCTCGTTGGCCCCGTCGAGATCGATGAGTTCTACGTTTCTGCCGGAAAGAAAGGCCGCGAGCGCGACCAGGAGTCGCGCTCGCGTGGTCTCTCGAAACGTGGCAGAGGAAACTACGACGAAGACAAGCCACCTGTGTTTGTCCTCGTTGATCGCGGTAGCGATCAGCGATACGTCATCCCGTCGAAATCCGCCGACGAATCGGCTGTGCGACTCCTCCTCGATTCCCACGAGGAGGAGTCGCTGACAGTCTATACCGACGGCTTTCGTGCCTACGACCCGTTAGAGACGGACGAAACGTACCAGCGAGAAGCGGTTATTCACGGCGAGGGAGAGTACGTTGATGGAGATGTACACGTGAATACGTGCGAGAGCCACGCGTCGCTGGCGCGACGGTGGCTCTCGCCGCATCGAGGTATCTCGAAGGACAAACTCACCACGTATCTCAGACTCTTCGAATTTCGTCGGAAAATCCTACGCAAACCCGGTCGAAAAGCCCTGAAAGACATCGTTCGAACTGTTCTCTGA
- a CDS encoding tetratricopeptide repeat protein: MTDPADDRDHSFSEGEGFDDSYDEFDLDPPELGVDPAKVDPVDSRVVTDTLDQHNVDTDVVDASELVDVGLNYMQINRYEQATEAFERAANFAEDDRVEQEAWVDKGVAHAELEEYDEAIGAHREALRIDDESEHAATAETNLAYALWEFGETAQALEHAERAVEIDERFAEGWFNRAFFLSERGLAEEALHCIDNAIRLGLRNAKVLEEKAEILEELGEYDEAEQIAEEANEMLEQAEQQVMEDRMDGRGQAGGAGGAGGLEEPGRPFEGEEGGIMDPGRRTGEETPEHDREFELE, encoded by the coding sequence ATGACCGACCCAGCGGACGATCGTGACCACAGCTTCTCCGAAGGGGAGGGGTTCGACGATTCGTACGACGAGTTCGACCTGGACCCGCCGGAACTCGGTGTCGATCCGGCGAAGGTCGATCCTGTCGACTCCCGTGTCGTCACCGACACGCTAGACCAGCACAACGTCGACACGGACGTCGTCGACGCGAGCGAGCTGGTCGATGTCGGGCTGAACTACATGCAGATCAACCGCTACGAGCAGGCCACCGAGGCCTTCGAGCGGGCAGCCAACTTCGCCGAGGACGACCGCGTCGAACAGGAGGCGTGGGTCGACAAAGGTGTCGCTCACGCCGAACTCGAGGAGTACGACGAGGCGATCGGTGCCCACCGCGAGGCGCTGCGGATCGACGACGAGAGCGAACACGCCGCGACCGCCGAGACGAACCTCGCCTACGCCCTCTGGGAGTTCGGCGAGACTGCCCAGGCCCTAGAGCACGCCGAACGCGCCGTCGAGATCGACGAGCGGTTCGCCGAGGGCTGGTTCAACCGCGCCTTCTTCCTCTCCGAGCGCGGGCTGGCCGAGGAGGCCCTGCACTGTATCGACAACGCGATTCGACTCGGCCTGCGCAACGCGAAAGTGCTCGAGGAGAAAGCCGAGATTCTCGAGGAACTCGGCGAGTACGACGAGGCCGAGCAGATCGCAGAGGAGGCAAACGAGATGCTCGAGCAGGCCGAACAGCAGGTCATGGAGGATCGGATGGACGGGCGCGGACAGGCTGGCGGCGCGGGGGGTGCCGGTGGTCTCGAGGAGCCCGGTCGCCCGTTCGAGGGCGAGGAAGGTGGGATCATGGACCCCGGCCGCCGAACCGGTGAGGAGACCCCCGAGCACGACCGCGAGTTCGAACTCGAGTAG
- a CDS encoding hydroxysqualene dehydroxylase has product MVDTDVAVVGGGIGGLTAAHELAERGFDVTVLEANDRFGGKARSMPATPETETPPLHGEHGFRFFPAFYRHVIDTMERIPDGDDTVADNLVETDATLIASVDGPGQIADTRTPDSLRGWLEAIRPAFAEDLPADDVRFLLERLLYLLTACEARREEELDDISWWSFIDADNRSPEFRDRLAYATQALVALRPQAGSARTIGTIYLQLLFGQLDPTRPTEHVLNAPTSVAWIAPWLDYLERLGTDLRSNAPVRRLEFDGRRITGVVLADGETVSAEEYVLAVPVEVAPTLVTPELARAAPELGRIERLETAWMNGIQFYLTEDVELTRGHQVYTDSPWALTSISQRQFWPDDEYDVGERGPDAVEGVLSVIASDWETPGIVYRKPARECTREEITTEIWTQLKAHLNVTGTTLSDDLLVDWFLDPAIVETEEGVGNQSPLLINTVGSLRNRPPADVDVANLTLAADYVRTNSDLASMESANEAGRRAANAVLECHASSSYAPAEVWELSEPTAFEPFKRQDRIRYRLGLPHPAEVTQSVRSLTRRLGGRA; this is encoded by the coding sequence ATGGTCGACACCGACGTTGCCGTGGTCGGCGGTGGAATCGGCGGGCTCACCGCAGCGCACGAACTCGCCGAACGTGGCTTCGACGTGACCGTCCTCGAGGCCAACGACCGCTTCGGCGGCAAAGCCCGGTCGATGCCCGCCACACCGGAGACGGAAACCCCGCCGCTGCACGGCGAACACGGCTTTCGGTTCTTCCCAGCGTTCTACCGCCACGTAATCGACACGATGGAGCGAATTCCCGACGGTGACGACACCGTCGCGGACAACCTGGTCGAGACCGACGCGACACTCATCGCGTCCGTCGACGGACCCGGACAGATCGCCGACACCCGAACCCCCGACTCGCTGCGCGGCTGGCTCGAGGCGATCCGACCGGCGTTCGCCGAGGACTTGCCCGCAGACGACGTTCGCTTCCTGCTCGAGCGCCTGCTGTATCTGCTAACCGCCTGCGAGGCCCGCCGCGAGGAGGAACTCGACGACATCTCCTGGTGGTCCTTTATCGACGCCGACAACCGCTCGCCGGAGTTTCGCGACCGGCTCGCCTACGCCACGCAGGCGCTGGTCGCGCTCCGCCCGCAGGCTGGCAGCGCCCGGACAATCGGAACCATCTACCTGCAGTTGCTGTTTGGCCAACTCGACCCGACGCGGCCGACCGAACACGTCCTGAACGCGCCGACCAGCGTCGCCTGGATCGCTCCCTGGCTCGACTACCTCGAGCGTCTCGGCACCGACCTCCGGTCGAACGCACCGGTGCGACGACTCGAGTTCGACGGCCGGCGAATCACCGGCGTCGTGCTGGCCGACGGAGAGACGGTCTCTGCCGAGGAGTACGTCCTCGCAGTCCCCGTCGAGGTCGCCCCGACGCTCGTCACGCCCGAACTCGCCCGTGCCGCACCGGAACTCGGGCGGATCGAACGCCTCGAGACGGCCTGGATGAACGGTATCCAGTTCTACCTGACCGAGGATGTCGAACTGACGCGAGGGCACCAGGTCTACACCGACTCGCCGTGGGCGCTGACGTCGATCTCCCAGCGCCAGTTCTGGCCCGACGACGAGTACGACGTCGGGGAGCGTGGCCCCGACGCGGTCGAGGGCGTGCTCTCGGTGATCGCCTCCGACTGGGAGACCCCCGGGATCGTCTACCGGAAACCCGCACGGGAGTGTACTCGAGAGGAGATCACAACGGAGATCTGGACACAGCTAAAGGCGCACCTGAACGTGACCGGAACGACGCTCTCGGACGACCTGCTCGTCGACTGGTTCCTCGATCCGGCGATCGTCGAGACAGAGGAGGGCGTCGGGAACCAGTCCCCGCTGTTGATCAACACCGTCGGCTCCCTGCGCAACCGGCCGCCGGCGGATGTCGACGTTGCGAACCTGACGCTGGCGGCCGACTACGTGCGGACGAACTCGGATCTGGCCTCGATGGAGTCGGCGAACGAAGCAGGGCGGCGTGCAGCAAACGCCGTGCTCGAGTGTCACGCCAGCTCCTCTTACGCCCCGGCCGAGGTCTGGGAGTTGAGCGAGCCGACGGCGTTCGAGCCGTTCAAACGACAGGATCGAATCCGGTACCGGCTCGGACTCCCCCATCCCGCTGAAGTCACGCAGTCTGTGCGATCGCTCACCAGACGCCTCGGCGGACGAGCCTGA
- a CDS encoding DUF424 domain-containing protein: MIVNERETQEGLLVAVCDTDVLGERFESDEISLTVTEEFYGGDEVDEDAVVDSLARADIANIVGTRAVDLAIEEGFIDEANVLEVGSTRHAQLLRLY, translated from the coding sequence ATGATCGTCAACGAACGCGAGACCCAGGAGGGGTTACTCGTCGCCGTCTGTGATACGGACGTCCTCGGTGAGCGTTTCGAGTCCGATGAAATCTCGCTGACCGTTACCGAGGAGTTCTACGGCGGCGACGAGGTTGACGAGGACGCCGTCGTCGACAGTCTCGCCCGTGCAGACATCGCCAACATCGTCGGCACGCGAGCGGTCGACCTCGCCATCGAGGAGGGCTTTATCGACGAGGCGAACGTCCTCGAGGTGGGGTCGACGCGACACGCGCAGCTGTTACGGCTGTACTAG
- the thpR gene encoding RNA 2',3'-cyclic phosphodiesterase, whose translation MRLFVSVDLPDDLAEQVADLQEVFSEASGLDFTNPEQAHVTLKFLGEVDEERLPTLESTLEAAVEDADVSPFTVRFGGLGVFPDLEYISVLWLGTETGGDELTTLHEAIEEQTTAMEFDAEAHDFTPHVTLARMNHAGGKELVQDRVRERDPTVGETTVDEVRLTESTLTDEGPVYSTVERFPLE comes from the coding sequence ATGCGACTGTTCGTCAGCGTTGACCTTCCCGACGACCTCGCTGAGCAGGTCGCCGACCTCCAGGAAGTGTTCTCGGAGGCAAGCGGTCTCGACTTCACCAACCCCGAACAGGCCCACGTCACGCTGAAGTTCCTCGGCGAGGTGGACGAGGAGCGACTCCCCACCCTCGAGTCGACACTCGAGGCCGCCGTCGAAGACGCCGATGTCTCGCCGTTTACCGTACGCTTTGGCGGCCTGGGAGTGTTTCCGGACCTCGAGTACATCAGCGTCCTCTGGCTCGGGACCGAGACCGGCGGCGACGAGTTGACGACACTCCACGAAGCGATCGAGGAGCAAACGACCGCGATGGAATTCGACGCCGAAGCTCACGACTTTACACCACACGTCACTCTCGCGCGGATGAACCACGCCGGCGGGAAAGAACTCGTCCAGGACCGCGTTCGAGAGCGAGACCCGACCGTCGGAGAGACGACTGTCGACGAGGTGCGACTGACCGAGAGCACGTTGACGGACGAGGGACCGGTGTACTCGACGGTCGAACGGTTCCCGCTCGAGTAG
- a CDS encoding DNA methyltransferase, with product MTGLLFRSAGDVVSQLRRQRELTDNELAKEAGLRVGTLREIETGVPPTDDQIEKLGEALNVSPDAIRLVAGEFPEELHSELLENPNRALNVLQNAFDTEPTTSEEEVSLPDPVFTTGQGKLYNADCREILSELEDESFDLIFADPPFNLDKDYGEKNGDDLAEDEYLRWSTEWIDQAVDLLKPGGAFFLYNLPTWNTHFAHYISRRLNLRHWIAVDIKFGLPIPNRLYPSHYSLLYFVKGDSPKTFDPDRLPIDTCPHCGGEQNDYGGYKSKMNPKGVNLTDVWDDVPPVRHNKYLNRDANQLSLKLLHRVIGMASEEGDRVLDPFGGAGTTYAAAEIMGREWVGTELHDCSPIIERFENLDQDREYIAEIEEDLNLLFTEDALKNRMKYKDEFNFNFDDYDLSESMNGSVQQRLGSYEE from the coding sequence ATGACAGGATTATTATTCCGCTCGGCGGGCGACGTCGTGAGTCAATTACGTCGTCAGCGAGAACTCACAGATAACGAACTAGCAAAAGAGGCGGGACTCCGCGTCGGTACACTCCGAGAGATAGAAACAGGCGTTCCGCCTACTGACGATCAAATCGAGAAACTCGGCGAAGCTCTCAACGTATCTCCAGACGCCATTCGACTCGTCGCCGGCGAGTTTCCGGAGGAACTTCATTCGGAACTCTTGGAAAATCCCAACCGGGCATTGAATGTTCTCCAAAATGCGTTTGATACTGAACCCACCACTTCGGAGGAAGAAGTTAGTTTACCCGATCCCGTTTTCACCACCGGCCAGGGTAAACTCTACAATGCCGATTGCCGCGAGATCCTTTCCGAACTTGAAGACGAATCGTTTGATCTGATCTTTGCCGATCCTCCTTTCAATCTGGATAAGGACTACGGCGAAAAAAACGGGGACGACCTAGCCGAGGACGAGTATCTCCGTTGGTCTACCGAGTGGATCGACCAAGCGGTTGATCTACTCAAACCTGGTGGTGCGTTTTTCCTCTACAACCTCCCGACCTGGAACACCCATTTCGCCCACTATATCTCTCGCCGACTCAACCTACGACATTGGATTGCCGTCGACATCAAGTTTGGTCTTCCCATCCCAAATCGACTATATCCTTCGCACTATTCACTTCTCTACTTCGTTAAGGGGGATTCGCCGAAAACCTTTGATCCCGACCGTCTACCCATAGATACCTGCCCCCATTGTGGAGGTGAACAAAACGACTACGGTGGTTATAAATCGAAAATGAATCCTAAGGGCGTGAACCTGACCGATGTGTGGGACGACGTACCACCTGTTCGGCACAACAAGTATCTCAATCGGGATGCCAATCAGCTTAGCCTAAAGCTCCTGCACCGAGTAATCGGAATGGCCTCTGAGGAAGGGGATCGTGTGCTAGATCCCTTTGGTGGAGCAGGCACAACCTACGCCGCCGCCGAGATCATGGGCCGCGAATGGGTAGGAACAGAACTTCACGATTGCTCTCCGATTATCGAACGATTTGAGAATCTCGACCAAGATAGAGAATACATAGCGGAAATCGAGGAAGATTTGAACCTACTGTTCACTGAAGACGCTCTGAAAAATCGAATGAAGTACAAGGACGAGTTCAATTTCAATTTCGACGACTACGACCTCAGCGAAAGCATGAACGGATCTGTTCAACAGAGACTTGGCTCCTACGAGGAGTGA
- a CDS encoding translation initiation factor IF-6: MQRLAFAGSAYVGVFARATDSCVLVRRDVDEDIVADLTDELEVPAVETTVGGSSTVGALATGNENGLLVSSRVLEYERERLEEAVDLPVAELPGSINAAGNVVLANDYGAYVHPDLSRKAIQIVKDTLDVPVERGDLAGVRTVGTAAVATNAGVLCHPKATDEELDVLEDVLDVRADVGTVNYGAPLVGSGLVANEAGYVVGEDTTGPELGRIEDALGYLE; this comes from the coding sequence TTGCAACGTCTCGCCTTCGCCGGGTCGGCCTACGTCGGCGTCTTCGCCCGCGCGACCGACTCGTGCGTGCTCGTTCGCCGTGACGTCGACGAAGACATCGTCGCCGACCTGACCGACGAACTGGAGGTGCCGGCCGTCGAGACGACGGTCGGTGGCTCCTCGACGGTCGGTGCGTTAGCGACGGGTAACGAGAACGGCCTTCTCGTCAGTTCTCGCGTCCTCGAGTACGAACGCGAGCGACTCGAGGAGGCAGTCGACCTCCCCGTCGCGGAACTGCCAGGTAGCATCAACGCCGCCGGCAACGTCGTCCTCGCGAACGACTACGGGGCCTACGTCCATCCGGACCTCTCCCGGAAGGCGATCCAGATCGTCAAGGACACACTCGACGTGCCGGTCGAACGCGGCGACCTCGCAGGCGTCCGCACTGTCGGCACCGCCGCGGTCGCGACCAACGCCGGGGTGCTCTGTCACCCCAAGGCGACCGACGAAGAGTTAGACGTTCTAGAGGACGTCCTTGACGTCCGGGCCGACGTCGGCACCGTCAACTACGGCGCGCCACTCGTCGGGTCGGGGCTGGTCGCCAACGAGGCCGGTTACGTCGTCGGCGAAGACACGACTGGACCGGAACTAGGCCGGATCGAGGACGCGCTGGGTTACCTCGAGTGA